A window of Mucilaginibacter paludis DSM 18603 contains these coding sequences:
- the ccoG gene encoding cytochrome c oxidase accessory protein CcoG, with the protein MSGLLVAEESGKRRWMYPLVRKGTYYKWRNLLSYVYLIFFFTGPFLRIDGQPLLMLNFVDRQFVLLGQVFWPQDIFLFMLASLVFLVCIVLFTIAFGRIFCGWICPQTIFMEMVFRKIEIWIEGDANKRKKLDAGPWTKEKIIKKTVKHQLFIVVSFLIANTFLAYIIGSQGLIRIITEPINKHWVGFFSIWVFTIVFYLVYSQVRELVCTLICPYGRLQSVLIDQHTLVVAYNDVRGEPRGKLERVPNLLNPKGDCVDCGLCVAVCPTGIDIRKGTQIDCINCTVCIDACDEVMDKIHKPRKLIGFFSENMIRRGEKPSFNTRMMAYTAVITVLLGVLSYFVLSRSDMDITVMRSAGMLYQQQPGGYISNIYNAEIINKTDKSRTIAIRADDPSIQIKYIQAPGTIASGGAVKAVFFILVPESKIHAAKTDIHLQLISGQRVIQTVNTAFIGPIND; encoded by the coding sequence ATGAGCGGATTATTAGTTGCGGAGGAAAGTGGAAAACGGAGATGGATGTATCCGCTTGTTCGTAAGGGTACTTATTATAAGTGGCGCAACTTGTTGAGTTACGTTTATCTGATCTTCTTTTTCACGGGCCCTTTTTTACGTATTGACGGCCAGCCGCTGTTAATGCTGAATTTTGTGGACCGCCAGTTTGTTTTGCTGGGCCAGGTATTCTGGCCTCAGGATATTTTTCTATTCATGCTGGCATCGCTGGTGTTTTTGGTTTGTATTGTTTTATTCACTATCGCTTTCGGCCGAATATTTTGTGGCTGGATTTGCCCGCAAACCATATTTATGGAAATGGTATTCCGTAAGATAGAGATCTGGATAGAGGGTGATGCCAACAAACGCAAAAAGCTGGATGCCGGGCCCTGGACCAAAGAGAAAATTATTAAAAAGACAGTTAAACATCAGCTGTTTATTGTGGTGTCTTTTTTAATCGCCAATACTTTTCTGGCCTATATCATCGGTAGCCAGGGATTGATCCGCATTATCACTGAGCCCATCAATAAACATTGGGTAGGTTTTTTTAGCATCTGGGTATTTACCATTGTTTTTTACCTGGTGTACAGCCAGGTGCGCGAATTAGTTTGCACCCTGATTTGTCCTTACGGCAGGTTACAAAGCGTATTGATAGATCAGCATACCCTGGTGGTGGCTTATAATGATGTACGCGGCGAGCCCAGGGGTAAGCTTGAAAGAGTACCCAATCTGTTAAACCCCAAAGGGGATTGTGTTGACTGCGGTTTGTGTGTGGCTGTTTGCCCAACGGGCATAGATATCCGCAAGGGTACGCAGATTGATTGCATCAACTGTACCGTGTGTATCGATGCCTGCGACGAGGTGATGGATAAGATCCATAAACCCCGCAAACTGATCGGTTTCTTTTCCGAAAATATGATCCGCCGCGGCGAAAAACCGAGCTTTAACACCCGTATGATGGCCTACACAGCAGTAATAACTGTGTTGCTTGGCGTTTTGAGTTACTTTGTTTTAAGCAGGAGCGATATGGACATCACCGTGATGCGTAGCGCGGGTATGCTTTACCAGCAGCAGCCGGGCGGCTATATCAGTAATATTTATAATGCCGAGATCATCAATAAAACGGATAAAAGCCGCACTATCGCTATCCGAGCTGATGATCCGTCAATTCAAATAAAATATATACAAGCGCCAGGCACAATTGCCAGCGGGGGGGCGGTTAAGGCGGTATTTTTTATCCTCGTGCCCGAATCAAAAATACATGCTGCAAAAACAGATATCCATCTGCAGCTAATAAGTGGGCAAAGGGTTATACAAACCGTGAACACTGCTTTTATAGGACCAATAAACGATTGA
- a CDS encoding SRPBCC family protein, with product MIHNTAISKDLANKKLHVIREFDAPVEKVWKAWTESSLLDKWWAPKPWKTETKLMDFTEGGLWLYCMAGPNGEKAYCRVDFKTINPGQSFSAVSSFCDEDGNADDNFPRMYWLNEFIATTTGAKVEVAISFDSEADLQKIVEMGFEGGFNMGLGNLDELLQTEEF from the coding sequence ATGATACACAACACAGCAATCTCAAAAGACCTGGCTAACAAAAAACTTCACGTTATACGTGAGTTTGACGCCCCGGTTGAAAAAGTATGGAAAGCCTGGACCGAAAGCAGTTTATTAGATAAATGGTGGGCGCCCAAACCCTGGAAGACCGAAACCAAATTGATGGATTTTACTGAAGGCGGCTTATGGCTCTACTGCATGGCTGGGCCTAACGGCGAAAAGGCCTATTGCCGGGTAGATTTTAAAACGATAAACCCCGGACAAAGCTTTAGCGCGGTAAGCAGTTTTTGTGATGAGGATGGCAATGCCGATGACAACTTCCCGCGCATGTATTGGTTAAATGAGTTTATAGCAACCACAACCGGTGCAAAAGTTGAAGTGGCCATAAGCTTTGATAGCGAAGCTGATTTACAAAAAATAGTTGAAATGGGCTTTGAAGGCGGCTTTAACATGGGCCTTGGTAACCTGGACGAATTGCTACAAACAGAAGAGTTTTAA
- the ccoS gene encoding cbb3-type cytochrome oxidase assembly protein CcoS, with protein MNIIYFLIGCSVLLALIFLGAFFWAQRTGQNDDLYTPSMRILLDDDEPTTPQK; from the coding sequence ATGAACATTATTTATTTCCTGATCGGCTGTAGCGTTTTGCTGGCCCTGATATTTCTGGGCGCCTTTTTTTGGGCGCAACGCACCGGGCAAAATGATGATTTGTACACACCATCCATGCGGATCTTGTTGGATGATGATGAACCCACCACTCCACAAAAGTGA
- a CDS encoding RNA polymerase sigma factor, with the protein MQNQKEFIEIIQQNQGLIYKVAKVYTNSKEDEQDLYQEIVYQVWKSFGSFKRGSKISTWMYRIALNTAIVHLNREKRKGSQVPIDEELLNMTDTAGSLEDERSVALFNHIKTLNEVEKGIILLYLDGNSYEDIANITGFTPTNIGTRLGRIKLKLKSKIT; encoded by the coding sequence ATGCAAAATCAAAAAGAGTTTATTGAAATTATTCAGCAAAATCAGGGCCTTATTTATAAGGTAGCCAAGGTATACACCAATAGCAAAGAAGACGAGCAGGATTTGTATCAGGAAATTGTTTACCAGGTTTGGAAATCCTTCGGCTCGTTTAAACGCGGTTCTAAAATAAGTACATGGATGTATCGTATAGCTTTGAATACCGCCATAGTTCATTTAAATAGAGAAAAACGAAAAGGAAGCCAGGTGCCCATTGATGAGGAATTATTAAATATGACCGATACGGCAGGCTCTTTAGAGGATGAACGAAGCGTGGCCTTATTTAACCACATCAAAACGCTGAACGAAGTGGAAAAAGGGATTATACTGCTTTACCTGGATGGAAATAGCTACGAAGACATTGCAAATATAACAGGGTTTACCCCAACCAATATCGGCACCCGTTTAGGCAGAATTAAACTGAAATTGAAATCAAAAATTACTTAA
- a CDS encoding cbb3-type cytochrome c oxidase N-terminal domain-containing protein, protein MKFYRIAILLPLLLFAQPALAANDSLLPGDVMNAIGYVAIILALILFLAVMLMLLRTFKVLTRIILKMDGYTEEQIAAEMAPAKKEKKPTGEVWNKLLSLRPLSEEKEILIEHDYDGIQELDNPTPTWFMVLFYGTITFAVGYLLVYHVLGIGQLQYDEYKTEVAQADIAKKEYLSKAANRVDENTVKLVSDPAVLASGQAIFKQTCSPCHGEHGQGVVGPNLTDDYWLHGSKISDLFKTIKYGVAAKGMPTWEKQLSPKQISDVANYIKSIHDTHPAGAKEPQGVKEVDEAASTKLASK, encoded by the coding sequence ATGAAATTTTACCGGATAGCTATTTTATTGCCTTTGCTGTTGTTTGCACAACCGGCTCTTGCCGCCAATGACAGCCTGTTGCCCGGAGATGTGATGAATGCGATTGGTTATGTGGCCATCATTTTAGCCCTAATACTATTTTTGGCCGTGATGCTGATGTTGTTGCGCACATTTAAGGTGCTTACCCGCATCATTTTAAAAATGGACGGCTATACTGAGGAGCAGATAGCTGCGGAAATGGCGCCAGCTAAAAAGGAGAAAAAGCCCACAGGAGAAGTATGGAATAAATTACTCTCTTTAAGGCCTTTATCGGAAGAAAAGGAAATCCTGATTGAGCACGATTATGACGGTATACAAGAGCTGGATAACCCTACGCCAACCTGGTTTATGGTGCTTTTTTATGGCACTATCACATTTGCCGTAGGATACTTGCTGGTTTATCACGTTTTGGGTATAGGCCAGTTGCAGTATGATGAGTATAAAACCGAGGTGGCCCAGGCGGATATTGCCAAAAAGGAATATCTGAGCAAAGCGGCTAACCGCGTTGACGAAAATACCGTGAAACTGGTTTCTGATCCGGCTGTACTGGCGTCGGGACAGGCCATATTCAAACAAACCTGCTCGCCTTGCCACGGCGAACATGGGCAGGGTGTTGTAGGGCCTAACCTAACCGATGATTACTGGTTACATGGCAGCAAAATAAGCGATTTGTTTAAAACCATTAAATATGGTGTAGCTGCTAAGGGCATGCCTACATGGGAAAAACAATTATCGCCCAAACAAATATCCGATGTGGCCAACTATATCAAATCAATCCACGACACACATCCTGCCGGAGCCAAAGAGCCGCAAGGGGTAAAAGAGGTTGACGAAGCAGCCTCAACAAAACTGGCTTCAAAATAA
- a CDS encoding tetratricopeptide repeat-containing sensor histidine kinase, translating to MDLLKQYQHFKGKPENADEVSICNRLAEKFFFSSTDSALTFAQAALTGAKKLKLQTERARAMANIAKVKYIGGAFFQSLTYADSAVALSGQINYIPGLAGAINTRGLIYLGQNRFADAIPEFQQALVYNTKLKDSSRMSANYFNIGLCNDELNRRKQAFEYLQKSLHIAQQCKDNHMIQMALNRLGEVYYHLKNYPKALSFFKAALNFRNYQDNWEKTFAYSGIAEVQYVMGDYRQALENANKGFIVAKQLNAPWDTERAVKIMAQCYAALNDYEKAYHYQAMSRAYADSLTNERSEKEINYLHLRDKNAENLKLVKENEYNRQVIKSNRVITSLVAAFALLLVGVLFSLRRNIKLKNKLNLELQASNQAIAMQKAEIQAQQGELIALNQTKDRVLAIIGHDLRSPFASVLQALELMDSDELDEAEQKEVMQSFHQQLTLVAGLTNNLLNWANSQHSGATLQTETVELTDVTTEVLALYYSVYTSKQQRISHSFDVRMFVSGDQQHIRIILQNIISNAIKFTPRGGEINVFYTMKDGFTGIHIKDSGKGMPPAKLKQLFISSGRSISEKGTDQELGSGLGLFLIKQFVEENKGYIEVKSEPDGGSEFVVYFQSVPNSFGN from the coding sequence ATGGATTTGCTGAAACAATATCAGCATTTTAAAGGGAAGCCTGAAAATGCTGATGAGGTATCGATATGTAACCGGTTAGCCGAGAAATTTTTCTTTTCATCAACCGATAGCGCTCTTACATTTGCGCAGGCCGCTTTAACGGGCGCTAAAAAGCTTAAGCTACAAACAGAGAGGGCGAGAGCTATGGCTAATATTGCCAAAGTAAAGTATATAGGAGGAGCTTTTTTTCAATCGCTCACCTATGCAGATTCAGCTGTAGCCTTGAGTGGGCAGATCAATTACATTCCCGGCTTAGCTGGCGCCATTAATACCCGCGGGTTGATCTACCTGGGCCAAAATCGGTTTGCCGATGCCATACCGGAGTTTCAACAGGCCCTGGTTTATAATACCAAATTGAAAGACAGTTCCAGAATGTCTGCTAACTATTTTAACATTGGCCTTTGTAATGATGAACTCAACCGGAGGAAACAAGCGTTTGAGTATCTGCAAAAATCGCTCCACATTGCCCAGCAATGCAAAGACAACCACATGATTCAAATGGCTTTAAATCGCCTTGGCGAAGTTTATTACCACCTTAAAAACTACCCGAAGGCATTGTCTTTTTTCAAAGCGGCTCTTAATTTTCGCAACTATCAGGATAATTGGGAAAAAACCTTTGCTTATTCGGGCATCGCCGAAGTTCAATATGTTATGGGCGATTACCGCCAGGCGCTGGAGAATGCCAACAAAGGCTTTATAGTAGCTAAACAATTGAACGCCCCCTGGGATACTGAGCGCGCCGTTAAGATAATGGCGCAGTGTTACGCAGCCTTAAACGATTATGAAAAAGCCTATCACTACCAGGCCATGTCTCGAGCTTACGCTGATAGCCTCACCAATGAACGTAGTGAAAAAGAGATTAACTACCTGCATTTGCGCGATAAAAACGCCGAGAACCTGAAACTCGTCAAAGAAAATGAATATAACAGGCAGGTTATAAAAAGTAATAGGGTTATTACGAGCCTGGTGGCTGCATTTGCTTTGCTGTTAGTTGGCGTATTGTTTTCGCTGAGGCGTAATATTAAGCTTAAAAACAAGCTTAACCTCGAATTGCAGGCGAGCAACCAGGCTATCGCCATGCAAAAAGCTGAAATACAAGCCCAGCAGGGTGAGCTTATAGCGCTTAATCAAACCAAAGACCGCGTACTTGCCATTATTGGCCATGATCTGAGAAGCCCCTTTGCATCGGTGCTCCAGGCGCTTGAATTGATGGATAGTGATGAGTTGGATGAAGCCGAACAGAAAGAGGTTATGCAGAGTTTCCATCAGCAGTTGACCCTTGTTGCAGGGTTAACCAATAACCTGCTAAACTGGGCCAACAGTCAGCACTCAGGCGCTACACTCCAAACAGAAACAGTAGAGCTCACCGATGTTACAACAGAGGTATTGGCACTTTACTATTCGGTGTATACTTCAAAACAACAACGGATATCGCATTCTTTCGATGTGAGGATGTTTGTGAGCGGTGATCAGCAACACATCAGGATCATTTTGCAAAATATTATTAGCAATGCCATCAAATTTACGCCGAGAGGAGGGGAAATAAATGTTTTTTACACAATGAAAGACGGCTTTACCGGCATTCATATCAAAGACAGTGGCAAAGGAATGCCGCCCGCGAAATTGAAACAGCTTTTTATATCATCGGGGCGTTCCATATCCGAAAAAGGTACCGACCAGGAGCTTGGTTCGGGCTTGGGCTTATTTCTTATCAAGCAGTTCGTTGAAGAAAATAAGGGTTACATAGAGGTGAAAAGCGAGCCGGATGGAGGCTCCGAATTTGTAGTGTATTTTCAATCTGTACCTAATAGCTTTGGTAATTAG
- the ccoN gene encoding cytochrome-c oxidase, cbb3-type subunit I, whose product MQPEKFYYDNKIVRNFGIATVVWGIIGMTVGLLVAIQLYRPGMNMGNQYTTFGRIRPLHTNAVIFAFVGNAIFMGVYYSLQRLLKARMFSDVLSKIHFWGWQLIIISAVITLPLGLTTSHEYAELEWPIDIAITLIWVVFGINMFGTIFKRRERHLYVAIWFYIATFVTIAVLHIVNSVELPVSAWKSYMVYAGVQDALVQWWYGHNAVAFFLTTPYLGMMYYFLPKMANRPIYSYKLSILHFWALIFIYIWAGPHHLLYTTLPGWAQSLGVAFSIMLIAPSWGGMINGLLTLRGAWDKVRDDVVLKFMVVGLTAYGMATFEGPMLSLKQINAVAHFTDWIIAHVHVGALGWNGFLTFAILYWLIPRIYKTELFSKKMASFHFWIGTLGILFYAVPMYWAGFTQGLMLKEFTAEGMLKYPSFLETTLRIIPMHVMRSIGGGMYLLGVIVMAYNLTRTMLQGSLVANEAAQAMPLEPVHTLVPESSWHRRLERKPIKLMIAALLVILIGTFVELMPTLTISSNIPTIASVKPYTPLELQGRDLYIREGCSNCHSQTVRPFRSETERYGEYSKAGEFVYDHPFLWGSKRTGPDLAREGGKYGNAWHYNHLMDPRLMSPGSIMPNYDWLITQKLDTTTTVAKINAMRTLGVPYAIGYEKKANQDLDKQAKEIADNLAKDHMKVKSNKEIIAIIAYLQRLGTDIKANKTANK is encoded by the coding sequence ATGCAACCCGAAAAATTTTACTATGACAACAAGATCGTCCGGAACTTTGGTATAGCAACCGTAGTTTGGGGCATCATAGGCATGACAGTTGGCCTACTGGTAGCAATACAATTGTACCGGCCCGGAATGAACATGGGTAACCAGTACACCACCTTTGGCCGCATCAGGCCGCTGCACACCAACGCGGTAATATTTGCCTTTGTTGGCAACGCTATTTTTATGGGTGTATATTACTCCTTACAGCGCTTGCTCAAGGCCCGCATGTTTAGCGATGTTTTAAGCAAGATCCATTTCTGGGGCTGGCAGCTTATTATTATTTCGGCAGTGATTACACTTCCATTAGGGCTAACAACATCGCATGAATATGCTGAACTGGAATGGCCCATCGATATTGCTATTACGCTGATTTGGGTTGTATTCGGTATCAACATGTTCGGTACCATATTTAAGCGCCGCGAAAGGCACCTGTATGTTGCCATTTGGTTTTACATCGCCACGTTTGTAACCATTGCTGTATTGCATATCGTTAACTCGGTTGAGCTGCCTGTTTCTGCCTGGAAAAGCTATATGGTATATGCCGGTGTGCAGGATGCTTTGGTACAATGGTGGTACGGGCATAACGCGGTAGCATTTTTCCTGACAACACCTTACCTGGGCATGATGTATTACTTTTTGCCCAAAATGGCTAACCGGCCCATCTATTCCTATAAATTAAGTATCCTGCATTTTTGGGCATTGATATTTATTTATATCTGGGCAGGTCCGCACCACTTGTTATATACCACCTTACCCGGATGGGCACAATCATTAGGTGTAGCGTTTTCCATTATGCTGATAGCGCCAAGCTGGGGCGGGATGATCAACGGTTTGCTAACCTTACGCGGCGCATGGGATAAAGTACGGGATGATGTAGTGCTTAAATTTATGGTAGTTGGCCTTACCGCTTATGGTATGGCTACTTTTGAAGGGCCCATGTTATCGTTAAAACAAATTAACGCCGTGGCCCACTTTACCGACTGGATTATTGCGCACGTACACGTAGGGGCATTGGGCTGGAATGGCTTTTTAACCTTCGCCATTTTATACTGGCTGATTCCGCGCATCTATAAAACCGAACTCTTCTCCAAAAAAATGGCGTCTTTCCATTTCTGGATCGGCACTTTGGGTATATTGTTTTACGCGGTGCCGATGTATTGGGCAGGCTTTACTCAAGGCTTAATGCTGAAAGAGTTTACAGCCGAAGGGATGCTGAAGTACCCCAGCTTTTTGGAAACTACACTGCGGATTATACCTATGCACGTGATGCGCTCTATCGGTGGTGGTATGTATCTGTTAGGTGTAATTGTGATGGCCTATAACTTAACGCGCACCATGCTGCAGGGCAGCCTGGTGGCTAACGAAGCCGCGCAGGCTATGCCGCTTGAGCCGGTGCATACTTTAGTACCCGAAAGCAGTTGGCACCGCAGGCTGGAACGCAAGCCCATCAAGTTAATGATTGCCGCCTTGCTGGTTATCCTTATCGGAACTTTTGTGGAGCTGATGCCTACCTTAACCATATCATCAAACATCCCAACGATAGCCAGTGTAAAACCATATACGCCGCTCGAATTGCAGGGTCGTGATCTTTACATCAGAGAGGGCTGTTCAAACTGCCACTCGCAAACGGTAAGGCCGTTCCGGTCGGAAACAGAGCGTTACGGCGAATACAGCAAGGCCGGCGAATTTGTGTATGATCACCCCTTTTTATGGGGATCCAAACGTACCGGGCCCGATCTGGCCCGCGAAGGCGGTAAATACGGAAACGCCTGGCACTATAATCACCTGATGGATCCGCGCCTGATGTCGCCGGGCAGTATCATGCCTAATTACGACTGGCTGATCACTCAAAAACTGGATACTACAACAACCGTAGCTAAAATAAACGCCATGCGTACATTGGGTGTTCCTTACGCCATAGGATATGAAAAGAAGGCCAACCAGGACCTGGACAAGCAGGCTAAGGAAATTGCCGACAACCTGGCTAAAGACCACATGAAGGTAAAAAGCAATAAAGAGATCATAGCCATTATTGCTTACCTGCAACGCTTAGGTACAGATATTAAAGCAAATAAAACAGCCAATAAATAA
- a CDS encoding heavy metal translocating P-type ATPase, which yields MTGTRLIEKTVCYHCGDDCQTTAYVVDDKHFCCHGCQSVFQILSANQLCSYYNYNDHPGATRTRTDKRFDYLSEPSIISELVDYTDTQISIVTFYIPHIHCSSCLWLLEQLNKINPAVHYCRVDFLKKQLNIRFDHQKLSLQHLVELLYDIGYEPLISLHDIIKKQNEATKDNLVQRIAVAGFCFGNVMLLSFPEYFGLSIYEQTFKHFFGWLNILFAVPVAFYSGREYFVSAWQSLRNRVLNIDFPLALGIAVLFLRTVFEIVSHSGAGFADTLCGLVFFLLIGKFVQKKTYHHLSFERDYRSFFPVAVHIISEGQEKPIPLSQLHTRHRMIIRHNEIIPADAILLKGEALIDFSFVTGEALPVTKTLGEIIYAGGRQTSEAIEMEVVKPVSQSYLTQLWNNEAFTRQQDNRMKTFNEKVSKYFTVVLLVVAFGSLLFWLPSDIKRGFAAFTAVLIVACPCALALSTPFTMSAALSIFDRNRFYLKNTAVVEQLANIDTIVFDKTGTITTGDGTSVKIEAILSEEEKQLIYSVCVNSNHPLSRMICQKLGSMPRLEITGYMEVPGKGIMARIGAHHLSIGNSRLVFDEDDRVANITKVYVTIDNLYVGYFALAHHYREGMEMIPELGLQYDTFLLSGDQDHERHELIRFFKDDARMKFSKSPQEKLDFIQSLQQKGGKVMMMGDGLNDSGALKQSDLGIAVTDNVNNFSPGSDAILDGCSFSKLPAFLRFSKDTVHIIHFSFLISLTYNLIGLSYAVTGNLSPLVAAVLMPLSTVTIISFTSLATHIAARKRKLT from the coding sequence ATGACTGGAACCAGATTGATTGAAAAAACGGTATGTTACCACTGTGGCGACGATTGCCAAACAACGGCTTATGTTGTTGACGACAAGCACTTTTGCTGCCATGGGTGCCAAAGCGTTTTCCAGATTTTATCGGCCAATCAACTTTGCAGTTATTACAACTATAACGATCATCCCGGAGCCACCCGTACCCGTACCGATAAGCGTTTTGATTATTTAAGCGAACCTTCCATCATCAGCGAACTGGTAGATTATACCGACACGCAGATCAGCATCGTTACTTTTTATATCCCCCATATCCATTGCAGCTCTTGCCTGTGGCTGTTGGAGCAGTTAAATAAAATTAACCCGGCTGTGCATTATTGCCGGGTTGATTTTTTAAAGAAACAGCTCAATATTCGCTTTGATCATCAAAAACTGAGCCTGCAGCACCTGGTTGAGCTACTGTACGATATTGGCTATGAGCCCCTCATCAGCCTGCACGATATAATAAAAAAGCAAAACGAGGCCACTAAAGATAACCTGGTTCAGCGTATTGCTGTTGCGGGCTTTTGTTTTGGCAACGTGATGCTGTTGAGTTTCCCCGAATATTTTGGCTTGTCCATCTACGAGCAAACCTTTAAACATTTTTTTGGCTGGCTCAATATCCTGTTTGCTGTACCAGTAGCATTTTATAGCGGCCGGGAGTATTTTGTTTCGGCCTGGCAAAGTTTGCGTAACCGTGTTTTAAATATTGATTTTCCGCTGGCCCTGGGTATCGCAGTTTTGTTTTTACGAACTGTATTTGAAATTGTAAGCCATAGTGGCGCCGGCTTTGCCGATACGCTATGCGGATTAGTGTTTTTTTTATTGATAGGGAAATTTGTTCAGAAGAAAACCTACCACCACCTTTCCTTCGAGCGCGATTACCGGTCGTTTTTTCCGGTAGCTGTTCATATTATCAGCGAAGGGCAGGAGAAGCCAATACCACTTTCTCAATTGCATACCCGCCACCGGATGATTATCCGCCATAACGAGATCATTCCTGCCGATGCGATTCTGCTTAAAGGAGAAGCCCTGATAGATTTCAGTTTTGTAACAGGGGAAGCTCTGCCGGTTACCAAAACCCTGGGAGAGATTATTTACGCGGGCGGGCGCCAAACCAGCGAAGCGATAGAAATGGAAGTGGTTAAGCCGGTATCGCAAAGTTACCTTACACAGTTGTGGAACAACGAGGCTTTTACCCGCCAGCAGGATAACCGCATGAAAACCTTTAACGAGAAGGTTAGTAAATATTTTACCGTGGTACTGTTGGTAGTAGCATTCGGCTCATTACTTTTTTGGCTCCCATCGGATATAAAAAGAGGATTTGCAGCTTTTACAGCTGTGCTTATTGTGGCCTGCCCATGTGCGCTGGCATTAAGTACGCCCTTTACCATGTCGGCGGCGTTAAGCATTTTTGATCGAAACCGCTTTTATTTGAAAAATACAGCAGTGGTGGAGCAATTAGCCAATATTGATACCATTGTATTTGATAAAACAGGAACGATTACTACGGGGGATGGCACAAGTGTTAAAATAGAAGCCATATTAAGCGAAGAAGAAAAACAACTGATTTACAGCGTATGTGTTAACTCAAATCATCCTTTGAGCCGAATGATATGCCAAAAGTTGGGAAGCATGCCCAGGCTCGAAATAACAGGTTATATGGAGGTTCCCGGAAAGGGCATCATGGCCCGGATTGGCGCTCATCACCTCAGCATTGGCAATTCGAGATTGGTATTTGATGAGGATGACCGGGTGGCCAATATAACCAAGGTATATGTTACTATTGATAACTTGTATGTAGGATATTTTGCTTTGGCGCACCATTATCGCGAGGGTATGGAGATGATTCCTGAATTAGGTTTACAGTACGATACCTTTTTACTTTCAGGAGATCAGGATCATGAACGGCACGAGCTAATTCGCTTTTTTAAAGATGATGCCCGTATGAAGTTCAGCAAATCTCCGCAGGAGAAACTCGATTTTATACAATCCCTGCAACAAAAAGGCGGTAAGGTAATGATGATGGGCGATGGGCTGAATGATTCGGGCGCGTTAAAGCAAAGCGATCTGGGTATAGCCGTTACCGATAATGTAAATAACTTTTCCCCTGGTAGCGATGCCATCCTGGATGGTTGCTCATTTTCTAAATTGCCAGCTTTTTTACGGTTTTCTAAAGATACAGTACATATCATCCACTTTTCATTCCTTATATCGCTTACTTACAATTTAATCGGCTTAAGCTACGCTGTAACGGGCAATTTATCGCCCCTGGTAGCCGCCGTATTGATGCCATTAAGCACCGTAACCATTATTTCGTTCACCAGCTTAGCCACGCATATAGCGGCAAGAAAAAGAAAATTGACATGA
- a CDS encoding carboxylesterase family protein, translating to MKKLTIILILNLAFQLSLIAQDKSVFRKGEYLSGTDTLPYRLMYPAHYHKYKKYPLVLFLHGAGQRGTDNEAQLAGVPKALIDVAGLAKYPCFILVPQCARKDVWVKFPHFPQSLQATPQPTKSARSTLELVDRLIKQRLIDTRRIYITGYSMGGEGAFDFLTRRPELFAAAIPVCSVADTAKAGLISRIPIWAFHGDQDDVNDVKYSRMMIEALKKNGGTPIYTEYPGVKHNSWLKAYDEPDLFAWLFKQRSK from the coding sequence TTGAAAAAATTAACAATCATCCTTATCCTTAACTTAGCCTTTCAGTTGAGTTTGATAGCACAGGATAAATCCGTTTTCCGTAAAGGAGAATATCTGTCGGGTACAGATACATTACCCTATCGACTAATGTATCCGGCACATTATCATAAATACAAAAAATACCCGCTTGTACTTTTTTTGCATGGGGCGGGCCAACGGGGGACTGATAACGAGGCGCAACTGGCAGGTGTGCCTAAAGCTCTGATTGATGTCGCCGGGCTTGCAAAATATCCGTGTTTTATTTTAGTACCCCAGTGTGCCAGAAAGGACGTATGGGTTAAATTTCCTCACTTCCCGCAGAGCTTGCAGGCAACTCCCCAACCCACTAAAAGCGCCAGGTCAACACTTGAACTGGTTGACCGTTTAATCAAACAGAGGTTAATCGATACCAGGCGAATTTATATCACCGGCTACTCGATGGGTGGCGAGGGAGCGTTCGATTTTTTAACCCGCCGACCGGAATTGTTTGCCGCTGCCATTCCGGTATGCTCTGTTGCGGATACGGCAAAAGCCGGGCTGATCTCCCGGATTCCAATTTGGGCGTTCCATGGCGATCAGGATGATGTTAATGACGTTAAATATTCGAGGATGATGATAGAAGCCCTGAAAAAGAATGGAGGAACGCCTATCTATACCGAGTATCCGGGTGTTAAACATAATTCCTGGTTAAAAGCTTATGATGAGCCTGATTTGTTTGCTTGGTTGTTTAAGCAAAGGAGTAAGTAG